A window from Micromonospora terminaliae encodes these proteins:
- a CDS encoding helix-turn-helix transcriptional regulator — protein MSRTRTERLVNLVICLLSTRRFLTAAQIAATVPGYEHDPDDAKDHEAFQRKFERDKAELRELGVPLETGTASVFDAEPGYRIAPREYALPDIPLEPDEAAAVGIAARLWQHAGLAAAASSGLAKLRAAGIDVDPQATLGLEPMVTVDPAFAPLTAAARDRREVNFDYRVPDRDAPTRRRLQPWGVVCWRGRWYVVGHDLDRAATRCFRLSRVVGAVRVTGRPEAYEPPAGVDLISHVARWSGPVERTGRATVLVAPGRAAGLRRWAVETQAGPDGDHLVLPYADADYLAGQIVGYGPDVRVLEPPEVREAVIQRLKEIAARHDDLAVAGGAR, from the coding sequence GTGTCGCGGACCCGTACCGAACGCCTGGTCAACCTGGTGATCTGCCTGCTGTCCACGCGACGGTTCCTGACCGCCGCGCAGATCGCCGCGACCGTGCCCGGCTACGAGCACGATCCGGACGACGCCAAGGACCACGAGGCGTTCCAGCGCAAGTTCGAGCGGGACAAGGCCGAGCTGCGGGAACTCGGGGTGCCGCTGGAGACCGGCACGGCCAGCGTCTTCGACGCCGAGCCGGGCTACCGGATCGCGCCCCGGGAATACGCCCTGCCCGACATCCCCCTCGAACCGGACGAGGCCGCCGCCGTGGGCATCGCGGCGCGGCTGTGGCAGCACGCCGGCCTGGCCGCCGCCGCCTCGTCGGGGCTGGCCAAGCTGCGCGCCGCCGGCATCGACGTGGACCCGCAGGCCACGCTGGGCCTGGAGCCGATGGTCACGGTCGACCCGGCGTTCGCCCCGCTGACCGCCGCCGCGCGCGACCGGCGCGAGGTCAACTTCGACTATCGGGTGCCCGACCGGGACGCCCCGACCCGGCGCCGGCTACAGCCGTGGGGCGTGGTCTGCTGGCGCGGCCGCTGGTACGTGGTCGGCCACGACCTGGACCGGGCGGCGACCCGCTGCTTCCGGCTCTCCCGAGTGGTGGGCGCGGTCCGGGTGACCGGCCGGCCGGAGGCCTACGAGCCGCCCGCCGGGGTGGACCTGATCAGTCACGTGGCCCGCTGGTCCGGGCCGGTGGAGCGCACCGGGCGGGCCACCGTGCTGGTCGCACCCGGCCGCGCCGCGGGCCTGCGCCGCTGGGCGGTGGAGACCCAGGCCGGGCCGGACGGCGACCACCTGGTCCTGCCCTACGCCGACGCCGACTACCTGGCCGGCCAGATCGTCGGCTACGGCCCGGACGTGCGGGTGCTGGAGCCGCCGGAGGTCCGTGAGGCGGTCATCCAGCGGCTGAAGGAGATCGCGGCCCGCCACGACGACCTGGCCGTGGCCGGGGGTGCCCGGTGA
- a CDS encoding carboxymuconolactone decarboxylase family protein, which produces MSDLNACTFCCESHSAFAAAQLPAGMPLVRQVREDLDAAPVEAKLRALLRIAGAVQRSGREVTTELVEAARVEGATDLEIHDAVLIAAAFCMFNRYVDGLGTVAPADPAGYTRAAEHIVAHGYATR; this is translated from the coding sequence GTGTCGGATCTGAACGCCTGCACGTTCTGCTGCGAGTCGCACTCCGCGTTCGCGGCCGCCCAGCTACCGGCGGGGATGCCGCTGGTGCGGCAGGTCCGCGAGGACCTGGACGCGGCGCCGGTTGAGGCGAAGCTACGGGCCCTGCTCCGGATCGCCGGGGCGGTGCAGCGCAGCGGCCGGGAGGTCACCACCGAGCTGGTGGAGGCCGCCCGCGTCGAGGGCGCCACCGACCTGGAGATCCACGACGCGGTGCTGATCGCCGCCGCCTTCTGCATGTTCAACCGCTACGTCGACGGGCTGGGCACGGTGGCACCGGCCGACCCGGCGGGCTACACCCGGGCCGCCGAGCATATCGTCGCGCACGGTTACGCGACGCGCTGA
- a CDS encoding helix-turn-helix transcriptional regulator: MTRPAARGGRASADRLARLLNLVPYLLARPGIEIAEAAHDLGVTEKQLREDLELLWVCGLPGYGPGDLIDMAFDGDRVTITYDAGIDRPLRLTPDEALALVVALRMLAETPGVANREAVERALAKIESAAGDLAGAPVEVRLPGDTARVRELRAAVERGRALRITYYTAARDETTERTIDPLRMLMVGGRAYVEAWCRRAEAVRLFRADRIDAVTELAEQAVVPPQARPHDLSDGVFRPSPDLPLITLRIGRGERWITEYYPCERVEADGEQWLVSLRVTDLGWARRFVLGLGPDVTVVAPTELAEQVRAQAAAALDAYAIPVDRADPAVAGATQ, translated from the coding sequence GTGACCCGCCCGGCGGCCCGTGGTGGCCGCGCCTCGGCGGACCGGCTCGCCCGGCTGCTCAACCTGGTGCCCTACCTGCTGGCCCGCCCCGGCATCGAGATCGCCGAGGCGGCGCACGACCTCGGGGTGACCGAGAAGCAGCTCCGCGAGGACCTGGAGCTGCTCTGGGTGTGCGGGCTGCCCGGTTACGGCCCGGGTGACCTGATCGACATGGCGTTCGACGGTGACCGGGTGACGATCACCTACGACGCCGGCATCGACCGCCCGCTGCGGCTCACCCCGGACGAGGCGCTGGCCCTGGTGGTGGCCCTGCGGATGCTCGCCGAGACGCCCGGCGTGGCCAACCGGGAGGCGGTCGAGCGGGCCCTCGCCAAGATCGAGAGCGCGGCCGGTGACCTGGCCGGCGCCCCGGTCGAGGTGCGGCTGCCCGGCGACACGGCCCGGGTCCGTGAGCTGCGCGCCGCCGTGGAGCGTGGCCGGGCGCTGCGGATCACCTACTACACGGCGGCCCGTGACGAGACGACCGAGCGCACCATCGACCCGCTGCGGATGCTGATGGTGGGCGGCCGGGCCTACGTGGAGGCGTGGTGCCGCCGGGCCGAGGCCGTCCGGCTGTTCCGGGCCGACCGGATCGACGCGGTCACCGAGCTGGCGGAGCAGGCCGTGGTGCCGCCGCAGGCCCGCCCGCACGACCTCAGCGACGGGGTGTTCCGCCCCTCGCCGGACCTGCCGCTGATCACGTTGCGGATCGGCCGGGGGGAGCGGTGGATCACCGAGTACTACCCGTGCGAGCGGGTCGAGGCCGACGGCGAGCAGTGGCTGGTGTCGCTGCGGGTCACCGACCTGGGCTGGGCCCGCCGGTTCGTGCTCGGGCTCGGGCCCGACGTGACGGTGGTCGCGCCGACCGAGCTGGCCGAGCAGGTGCGGGCCCAGGCGGCCGCCGCGCTCGACGCGTACGCCATTCCGGTCGACCGCGCCGACCCGGCGGTGGCCGGCGCCACCCAGTAG
- the tatA gene encoding Sec-independent protein translocase subunit TatA gives MGALKPWHIAVLVVVLILLFGAKRLPDAARSLGRSLRIIKAETKSLHDDDRDLAEKADAQSGYQPLPPQQQQFAQPQQQPVAPPVDPVQRVREN, from the coding sequence ATGGGTGCCCTCAAGCCGTGGCACATCGCCGTACTCGTGGTCGTGCTGATCCTGCTCTTCGGCGCGAAGCGGCTCCCCGACGCGGCCCGCTCGCTGGGCCGTTCGCTGCGGATCATCAAGGCCGAGACCAAGAGCCTGCACGACGACGACCGTGACCTGGCCGAGAAGGCCGACGCGCAGTCCGGCTACCAGCCGCTCCCGCCGCAGCAGCAGCAGTTCGCGCAGCCGCAGCAGCAGCCGGTCGCCCCGCCGGTCGACCCGGTGCAGCGCGTCCGCGAGAACTGA
- a CDS encoding SCP2 sterol-binding domain-containing protein: MSDPIEAFFGQLARQPPGRLLRRTAGTIRFELEGPDGLDVWHLTIEHGRIAVDRRARHADTVIRTRRDFFLRMCRGEAKPLPAWLRNEFTAEGHFRFVVLLERLFAAPSGARHPRALTGDPG, from the coding sequence GTGTCCGATCCGATCGAGGCGTTCTTCGGGCAGCTCGCCCGGCAGCCGCCGGGGCGGCTGCTGCGCCGCACCGCCGGCACGATCCGGTTCGAGCTGGAGGGGCCTGACGGGCTCGACGTCTGGCACCTGACCATCGAGCACGGGCGGATCGCCGTGGACCGCCGGGCGCGGCACGCCGACACGGTGATCCGCACCCGGCGCGACTTCTTCCTCCGGATGTGCCGGGGTGAGGCCAAGCCGCTCCCCGCCTGGCTGCGCAACGAGTTCACCGCCGAGGGGCACTTCCGGTTCGTGGTGTTGCTGGAGCGGCTCTTCGCGGCGCCGTCCGGGGCACGGCATCCACGAGCCCTCACCGGGGACCCCGGGTGA
- a CDS encoding ABC transporter substrate-binding protein yields the protein MRLVSLLPAATEIAYALGLGDDLVGVTFECAVPPAYRSGTTVVVGGRDTQGMSPGEIDAYVKGQLAAGADLYTLHAGALAGLDPDLILTQDLCRVCALPSGRVADAVEHLGCRAEVLSLDPYTLADVLGTILAVGAAARVPDRAEALVDGLRARLAAVRAAVAGRPRRRVAVVEWVDPPFGAGHWIPDLVEAAGGEPVATSPGARSTPTTWAALRAARPEVVLVAPCGFHLDGAAAQAAEVAGHFPGAEIWALDADGLVVRAGPRLVDGTEAIAAILHPDAVPAPPEGAIRRVA from the coding sequence ATGCGCCTCGTCTCGCTGCTCCCCGCCGCCACCGAGATCGCCTACGCCCTGGGGCTCGGCGACGACCTGGTCGGGGTCACCTTCGAGTGCGCGGTGCCGCCCGCGTACCGGTCCGGCACCACCGTCGTGGTGGGCGGCCGGGACACCCAGGGCATGAGCCCGGGCGAGATCGACGCCTACGTCAAGGGCCAGCTCGCCGCCGGCGCGGACCTCTACACCCTGCACGCCGGGGCGCTCGCCGGGCTCGATCCGGACCTGATCCTCACCCAGGACCTGTGCCGGGTCTGCGCCCTGCCGTCGGGCCGGGTGGCGGACGCCGTGGAGCACCTCGGCTGCCGGGCGGAGGTGCTGTCGCTCGACCCGTACACCCTGGCGGACGTGCTGGGCACGATCCTGGCCGTGGGCGCGGCGGCCCGGGTGCCGGACCGGGCGGAGGCCCTGGTGGACGGGCTGCGGGCGCGGCTCGCGGCGGTCCGCGCGGCGGTGGCCGGCCGGCCCCGGCGGCGGGTCGCCGTCGTGGAGTGGGTGGACCCCCCGTTCGGCGCCGGGCACTGGATCCCCGACCTCGTCGAGGCCGCGGGCGGCGAGCCGGTGGCGACCAGTCCCGGGGCCCGGTCCACGCCGACCACCTGGGCGGCGCTGCGGGCCGCCCGGCCCGAGGTGGTGCTGGTCGCGCCGTGCGGCTTCCACCTGGACGGGGCCGCCGCCCAGGCCGCCGAGGTGGCCGGGCACTTCCCCGGCGCCGAGATCTGGGCGCTCGACGCAGACGGGCTGGTCGTGCGGGCCGGCCCGCGCCTGGTCGACGGCACCGAGGCGATCGCGGCGATCCTGCACCCCGACGCCGTGCCCGCCCCGCCGGAGGGCGCGATCCGCCGGGTGGCCTGA
- the tatC gene encoding twin-arginine translocase subunit TatC, which produces MAFGLKKRGPSTFERAADGSMTLIEHVRELRNRLFRASLAILVGFGFGVWLSGPVLHLLQKPYCDLPKARLVNGTCNFVQLGPADLFLLQMKVALWVGLIIAAPIWLYQLWAFIAPGLHRHERRYAYFFTALAAPLFAAGAVLAFFVTSKGLEFLLNVSGGGDVTTTLDITRYIGFVTNLILLFGVAFEFPLIVLMLNFVGLASAKRLLGWWRVAIFVFFAFSAVVTPTPDPFGMTALAICLAALYFGAVGVAFINDRRRGRGREVYADLADDEVSPLDLSVEPVGAAGGVEAATPVGAPEPIAAPAPIERRYDDMT; this is translated from the coding sequence GTGGCCTTCGGGTTGAAGAAGCGCGGCCCGAGCACGTTCGAGCGGGCCGCCGACGGCTCGATGACCCTCATCGAGCACGTCCGTGAGCTGCGTAACCGGCTGTTCCGGGCGTCGCTGGCGATCCTGGTCGGCTTCGGCTTCGGCGTCTGGCTCTCCGGGCCGGTGCTGCACCTCCTGCAGAAGCCGTACTGCGACCTGCCGAAGGCGCGGCTCGTCAACGGCACCTGCAACTTCGTCCAGCTCGGTCCGGCCGACCTGTTCCTGTTGCAGATGAAGGTCGCCCTCTGGGTCGGCCTGATCATCGCGGCGCCGATCTGGCTCTACCAGCTCTGGGCGTTCATCGCGCCGGGCCTGCACCGGCACGAGCGGCGCTACGCCTACTTCTTCACCGCCCTGGCCGCGCCGCTGTTCGCGGCCGGTGCGGTGCTGGCGTTCTTCGTCACCTCCAAGGGCCTGGAGTTCCTGCTCAACGTGTCGGGTGGCGGCGACGTCACCACGACGCTGGACATCACCCGCTACATCGGCTTCGTCACGAACCTGATCCTGCTGTTCGGGGTGGCGTTCGAGTTCCCGCTGATCGTGCTGATGCTCAACTTCGTCGGGCTGGCCAGCGCCAAGCGGCTGCTGGGCTGGTGGCGGGTGGCGATCTTCGTGTTCTTCGCGTTCTCCGCGGTGGTCACGCCGACGCCCGACCCGTTCGGCATGACGGCGCTGGCGATCTGCCTCGCCGCGCTCTACTTCGGCGCGGTCGGGGTGGCCTTCATCAACGACCGGCGGCGGGGGCGGGGACGCGAGGTCTACGCCGACCTGGCCGACGACGAGGTGTCGCCGCTGGACCTGTCCGTCGAGCCGGTCGGTGCCGCGGGCGGGGTCGAGGCCGCCACTCCGGTCGGGGCACCCGAACCGATCGCCGCGCCGGCGCCGATCGAGCGCCGCTACGACGACATGACCTGA
- a CDS encoding cation diffusion facilitator family transporter, with the protein MAEPEIKSESVGTVVVAGAANLAIAIAKLVAGLLSGSAAMLSEAAHSVADTTTEVLLYLALRRGARPADTRHPFGYGKESYVWAFLAALFTFVVGAGFAITHGVTTILVHEHTGDYLASYIVLAISFAIESVSLARAVRQVRRESRRWRASPHRYLRLTADTTVKAVFLEDSAALIGLLLAAGGLTLSHLTGDEVYDGVASILIGVLLLIVAGILARSNISLLVGRAVSDRVHRRIEQELAGLPTVNRVDTLMTMFLGPEEILVAAKVDFHDDATGADIEAAADEAERRLTDRYPEIGYVFLDPTRSRRGSDGHRARTTQDEDERAVDQEPGGVP; encoded by the coding sequence ATGGCGGAGCCGGAAATCAAGAGCGAGAGCGTCGGCACCGTCGTGGTGGCCGGCGCCGCGAACCTCGCCATCGCGATCGCCAAGCTGGTCGCGGGCCTGCTCTCCGGCTCCGCGGCGATGCTCTCCGAGGCCGCCCACTCGGTGGCCGACACCACCACCGAGGTCCTGCTCTACCTGGCGCTGCGCCGCGGGGCGCGGCCCGCCGACACCCGGCACCCCTTCGGGTACGGCAAGGAGAGCTACGTCTGGGCGTTCCTCGCGGCCCTGTTCACGTTCGTGGTCGGCGCCGGCTTCGCCATCACCCACGGCGTGACCACCATCCTCGTGCACGAGCACACCGGCGACTACCTGGCCTCCTACATCGTCCTGGCCATCTCGTTCGCCATCGAGTCGGTGTCGCTGGCCCGGGCGGTCCGGCAGGTCCGCAGGGAGTCGCGCCGCTGGCGGGCCAGCCCGCACCGCTACCTGCGGCTGACCGCCGACACCACGGTCAAGGCGGTCTTCCTGGAGGACAGCGCCGCCCTCATCGGCCTGCTGCTCGCCGCGGGCGGGCTCACGCTGTCGCACCTCACCGGCGACGAGGTCTACGACGGCGTCGCCTCGATCCTCATCGGCGTGCTGCTCCTGATCGTCGCCGGCATCCTGGCGCGCAGCAACATCTCGCTGCTGGTCGGCCGGGCGGTGTCCGACCGCGTGCACCGCCGGATCGAGCAGGAGCTGGCCGGGCTGCCCACCGTGAACCGGGTCGACACCCTCATGACCATGTTCCTCGGCCCCGAGGAGATCCTGGTCGCCGCCAAGGTCGACTTCCACGACGACGCCACGGGCGCCGACATCGAGGCCGCCGCCGATGAGGCCGAGCGACGGCTCACCGACCGGTACCCGGAGATCGGGTACGTCTTCCTCGACCCCACCCGCTCGAGGCGCGGCAGCGACGGGCACCGGGCCCGCACCACCCAGGACGAGGACGAGCGGGCCGTGGACCAGGAGCCCGGCGGGGTGCCCTGA
- a CDS encoding DUF3866 family protein: MVRWRSGTVTAVRRRWAGAVELDVDLPGGGRMRALAYPGLVGDPEPGDRVLLNAGALLMGLGTGGYALVVALPDRLPADPPQATDTRDAGHLVKARYTPLQPILLGVDEEASPHHARLAAAESVDGMPVVTADLHSALPAILAGVHADAPDARVAYLLTDGGALPAWFSRTLAGLAGHLAGTVSVGQAFGGDLEASTLHSGLLAARHVLGADVAIVAQGPGNLGTGTRWGFSGVAVGEAVNAVATLGGRPVGSLRLSDADPRPRHRGVSHHSLTAYGRVALAPAELVVPDGLDPALAAEVAAALAPLAARHRIVTVPTDGLDAALRASPVGLSTMGRDLDGDHAYFLAAAAAGRHAARLLG, translated from the coding sequence ATGGTGCGATGGCGGTCCGGCACGGTCACGGCGGTACGGCGACGGTGGGCCGGCGCCGTGGAACTCGACGTCGACCTGCCCGGCGGCGGCCGGATGCGCGCCCTGGCCTACCCCGGGCTGGTCGGCGACCCGGAGCCCGGCGACCGGGTGCTCCTCAACGCCGGCGCCCTGCTCATGGGCCTCGGCACCGGCGGGTACGCCCTCGTCGTCGCCCTGCCCGACCGGCTCCCCGCCGACCCGCCGCAGGCCACCGACACCCGCGACGCCGGGCACCTCGTCAAGGCCCGCTACACCCCGCTGCAGCCGATCCTGCTCGGGGTGGACGAGGAGGCCTCCCCGCACCACGCGCGGCTGGCCGCCGCCGAATCCGTCGACGGCATGCCGGTGGTCACCGCCGACCTGCATTCCGCGCTGCCGGCGATCCTGGCCGGCGTCCACGCCGACGCCCCGGACGCCCGGGTGGCCTACCTGCTCACCGACGGCGGGGCGCTGCCGGCCTGGTTCTCCCGCACCCTCGCCGGGCTCGCCGGGCACCTCGCCGGCACGGTCAGCGTCGGCCAGGCGTTCGGCGGCGACCTGGAGGCGAGCACCCTGCACAGCGGCCTGCTCGCCGCGCGGCACGTGCTCGGCGCCGACGTCGCGATCGTCGCCCAGGGCCCCGGCAACCTCGGCACCGGCACCCGCTGGGGCTTCTCCGGAGTGGCCGTCGGCGAGGCGGTCAACGCGGTCGCCACGCTGGGCGGACGCCCGGTCGGCTCGCTGCGCCTCTCCGACGCCGACCCGCGCCCCCGGCACCGTGGCGTCTCCCACCACAGCCTCACCGCGTACGGCCGGGTGGCCCTGGCCCCCGCGGAGCTGGTCGTGCCGGACGGCCTGGACCCGGCTCTCGCCGCCGAGGTGGCCGCCGCGCTGGCCCCGCTCGCCGCGCGGCACCGGATCGTCACGGTGCCCACCGACGGCCTGGACGCGGCGCTGCGGGCCAGCCCGGTCGGCCTGTCGACGATGGGGCGCGACCTCGACGGCGACCACGCCTACTTCCTGGCCGCGGCCGCCGCCGGCCGGCACGCGGCCCGCCTCCTCGGCTGA